The Populus trichocarpa isolate Nisqually-1 chromosome 2, P.trichocarpa_v4.1, whole genome shotgun sequence genome has a window encoding:
- the LOC112326679 gene encoding probable sulfate transporter 3.3 produces MMAIGLMNVIGSATSCCVTAGAFSRSAVNHNAGAKTAVSNIIMSVTVMVTLLFLMPLFQYTPNVVLGAIIVTAVNGLVDIPAACQRWKIDKFDFVVMLCAFFGVISVPVQDGLAIAVGISIFKILLQVTRPKTGSGKHTWDRYIP; encoded by the exons ATGATGGCAATTGGGTTAATGAATGTGATTGGCTCCGCCACTTCCTGTTGTGTTACAGCAG GAGCTTTCTCTCGTTCTGCTGTCAATCACAATGCAGGAGCCAAAACGGCAGTTTCCAACATTATAATGTCAGTGACAGTTATGGTGACCCTCCTCTTCCTAATGCCTCTATTCCAGTACACCCCAAATGTTGTATTGGGTGCCATCATAGTAACAGCAGTAAATGGCCTCGTAGACATCCCAGCTGCTTGCCAGAGATGGAAGATCgacaaatttgattttgttgtgatGTTGTGTGCATTCTTTGGTGTTATTTCTGTCCCTGTCCAGGACGGCCTTGCCATTGCG GTAGGGATATCAATATTCAAGATCCTTCTTCAAGTCACAAGGCCGAAGACTGGTTCTGGGAAACATACCTGGGACAGATATATTCCGTAA